A stretch of the Solanum dulcamara chromosome 6, daSolDulc1.2, whole genome shotgun sequence genome encodes the following:
- the LOC129892112 gene encoding heat shock factor protein HSF30-like, which translates to MEEETSRVSDVKEKDMNMNGGVGVEVVKEEPVIFVDEDEIIGDFSCSVPKPLDGLRDVGPPPFLKKTFEMVDDPNTDSIISWSNNQNSFVVWDPHNFSIHLLPKHFKHNNFSSFIRQLNTYRFRKIDSDRWEFANEGFQKGKKHLLINIKRRKQYPQQGGGGGGGGTVKSWLGGCCKDEAAEIEKLKKDHDTLKMEILKLKQQQENTDSYLASMKERLQNSETRQKYMVIFMAKTFKNPLFVQHLIDKMKQWRKKRRLCDENTSVVSFQEEYTTIKSEIQTLFSCDESSNTTTPVEVQEKSPDMVSENYILWEKLMEDDMICENGAETDKYQSDIVLELEDLISKPSECKCMHALN; encoded by the exons ATGGAAGAGGAGACAAGCAGAGTGAGTGATGTGAAGGAGAAGGATATGAATATGAATGGTGGAGTAGGAGTAGAGGTAGTGAAAGAAGAACCAGTGATATttgttgatgaagatgagaTTATTGGAGATTTTAGTTGTTCAGTTCCAAAGCCTCTGGATGGGTTACGTGATGTGGGTCCACCACCCTTTTTGAAGAAGACGTTTGAAATGGTGGATGATCCGAATACAGACTCTATAATCTCATGGAGTAACAATCAAAACAGCTTTGTTGTTTGGGATCCTCACAACTTCTCCATTCATCTTCTACCTAAACACTTTAAGCACAACAACTTCTCTAGCTTTATCCGCCAGCTCAATACCTAT CGTTTCAGGAAAATTGATTCAGACAGATGGGAATTTGCAAATGAGGGTTTTCAGAAAGGGAAGAAGCATTTGCTGATAAATATCAAAAGGAGAAAGCAGTATCCACAgcaaggaggaggaggaggaggaggaggaacagTAAAATCTTGGCTAGGAGGTTGTTGCAAGGATGAGGCAGCAGAGATAGAAAAGCTGAAAAAGGATCACGACACATTGAAGATGGAAATCCTCAAGTTAAAACAACAACAAGAGAATACAGATAGCTATTTAGCTAGTATGAAGGAGAGGTTACAGAATAGTGAAACTAGACAAAAATATATGGTGATCTTTATGGCAAAAACATTCAAGAACCCTCTATTTGTTCAGCATCTCATTGACAAGATGAAACAGTGGAGAAAAAAGAGGAGGTTGTGTGATGAAAATACTAGTGTTGTTTCATTTCAAGAGGAATACACAACAATTAAGTCTGAAATACAAACACTCTTCTCTTGTGATGAATCATCAAACACTACTACTCCAGTTGAGGTACAAGAAAAAAGTCCAGACATGGTATCTGAGAACTACATATTGTGGGAAAAGCTCATGGAAGATGACATGATTTGTGAGAATGGAGCAGAAACAGATAAGTATCAAAGTGAcattgttcttgaacttgaggATTTGATCTCAAAGCCATCTGAGTGTAAGTGTATGCATGCCTTAAATTAA